The Carnobacterium divergens genome includes a window with the following:
- a CDS encoding siphovirus ReqiPepy6 Gp37-like family protein has product MILWLIDQQLNRINAIENFSSLVITKRYSEVSEFELHVPLTKEHLELIQNNELILGNILLKSGEKTGYLIEEISPNFQQEVSEIVIKGRDLRAYLERRILLGTQHYKDTPQNLIKKWLDESIINPVNPVRKMKAFKVGTFPETNQSINLETNYQNLLELISLVCKEFQWGFEVQMDLVNRQLIFISYTGKDRGSEQQKNSPAIFSQSFENIVQQTIVLSGIDAKTTAILEYEREEKNYLLEVTDGTSDISRREIYVDAKTIGTPSAEKPISIDEQQALVKQKGNETLLQYGFIQSMEADVLTNGNLRYQQDFDLGDQITVLVGELNFKLETRIECVEEVYEKSGVEVRLTFGNKIPTLVDKIKRKGK; this is encoded by the coding sequence ATGATTTTATGGTTAATAGACCAACAACTCAACCGTATCAATGCAATAGAAAATTTTAGCAGTCTAGTGATTACAAAACGCTATTCAGAAGTGAGTGAATTTGAATTGCATGTGCCACTTACAAAGGAACACCTAGAATTGATTCAAAATAACGAACTTATTTTGGGGAATATTTTGCTGAAATCAGGTGAAAAAACGGGTTATTTAATTGAAGAAATTAGTCCGAATTTCCAACAGGAAGTTAGTGAAATCGTCATTAAGGGACGTGATTTACGTGCTTATTTAGAAAGAAGGATTTTATTAGGAACCCAACACTACAAGGACACACCACAAAATTTAATAAAAAAATGGTTGGATGAATCAATTATTAATCCGGTAAATCCTGTTCGTAAAATGAAAGCATTTAAAGTGGGGACCTTTCCAGAAACCAATCAATCCATCAATCTTGAAACCAATTATCAAAATTTATTAGAATTAATCAGTTTGGTTTGCAAGGAATTTCAATGGGGGTTTGAGGTTCAAATGGATTTAGTGAATCGACAGCTAATTTTTATATCCTACACTGGAAAAGATCGAGGAAGTGAACAACAAAAAAATAGCCCAGCCATTTTTTCTCAATCTTTTGAGAATATAGTACAACAAACGATTGTATTAAGTGGAATAGATGCAAAAACAACGGCGATTTTGGAATATGAGCGAGAAGAAAAAAACTATCTGTTAGAAGTCACTGATGGAACGTCAGATATTTCAAGAAGAGAAATCTACGTTGACGCAAAAACGATAGGCACCCCCTCAGCTGAAAAGCCAATTTCCATTGACGAACAACAAGCACTAGTAAAACAAAAAGGAAATGAAACCCTTTTACAATATGGCTTTATTCAATCGATGGAAGCAGATGTGTTGACAAACGGCAATTTACGCTACCAACAAGATTTTGATTTAGGCGATCAGATTACGGTTTTAGTCGGTGAATTAAATTTTAAATTAGAGACTCGAATTGAATGCGTTGAAGAAGTCTACGAGAAAAGTGGAGTCGAAGTTCGATTGACCTTTGGCAATAAAATTCCAACACTGGTGGATAAAATTAAGAGGAAAGGCAAGTGA
- a CDS encoding phage holin family protein — MQLINHLLESLFGGGSPVLSLYMSALAIDLITGYLKALKQHNWRSAINVEGLLIKFVTFFTIISAGIIDDLAPLMNISLPINIAFWWTIIITLYELGSILENISEMGVNVGFLKKYLGILQDQVESKEEERDE, encoded by the coding sequence ATGCAACTAATTAACCACCTATTAGAATCTCTATTCGGTGGTGGCAGTCCAGTATTATCTCTATACATGTCTGCCTTGGCCATCGATTTAATTACAGGTTATTTAAAAGCACTAAAGCAGCACAATTGGCGATCAGCTATTAATGTAGAAGGTTTATTGATTAAGTTCGTCACATTCTTTACGATTATTTCAGCAGGAATTATTGACGATTTAGCTCCATTAATGAACATTAGCCTTCCAATTAATATTGCTTTTTGGTGGACCATTATTATCACACTCTATGAATTAGGCAGCATTTTGGAAAACATCAGTGAAATGGGCGTCAATGTTGGATTTCTAAAAAAATATTTAGGTATTTTACAAGATCAAGTCGAATCAAAGGAGGAGGAAAGAGATGAGTAA
- a CDS encoding glucosaminidase domain-containing protein → MSKVENFLNEIKEGSIAGWHKYSILPSVTAAQAALESAWGTSQLSLAPNHNLFGIKGSYQGQSVQFPTWEVINGQNVTVNAVFRKYPSWSASVEDHGSFFHDNSRYSGIIGLTDFVAQARGIKAAGYATDPLYADKLIATIEANGLTNWDRLALSGQAGTIEEKQTSYTVQLGDNLSLIAKKFQTTAEALVRINHISNPNLIYPRQVLQLSPTKNKTYTVQSGDALSLIALKLGISMEQLIQKNNLANPDLIYAGQVLHYD, encoded by the coding sequence ATGAGTAAAGTAGAAAATTTTTTAAATGAAATCAAAGAAGGTTCAATTGCTGGCTGGCACAAATATAGCATTTTACCAAGTGTCACCGCTGCGCAAGCTGCCTTAGAAAGTGCCTGGGGAACGAGCCAATTATCGCTAGCTCCTAATCACAATTTATTTGGTATTAAAGGAAGTTACCAAGGACAATCGGTTCAATTTCCAACATGGGAAGTCATCAATGGACAAAATGTGACTGTAAACGCGGTATTTAGAAAATATCCAAGCTGGTCAGCTTCTGTTGAAGATCATGGTTCTTTTTTTCATGACAATTCACGTTATTCTGGTATTATTGGTTTAACTGATTTTGTGGCTCAAGCTAGAGGAATAAAAGCAGCTGGTTATGCGACGGATCCACTATACGCAGACAAATTAATTGCAACGATTGAAGCCAACGGGTTAACGAATTGGGATCGACTAGCTTTATCAGGTCAAGCAGGAACGATTGAAGAAAAGCAAACAAGTTATACCGTTCAATTAGGTGACAATTTAAGTTTGATTGCAAAAAAATTTCAAACTACAGCGGAGGCGTTAGTAAGAATCAATCATATTTCAAACCCTAATTTGATTTATCCAAGACAAGTTCTTCAATTAAGTCCTACAAAAAATAAAACTTACACTGTTCAATCAGGTGATGCCTTGTCTTTAATTGCTTTAAAATTGGGTATTTCAATGGAGCAGTTAATTCAAAAAAACAATCTTGCTAATCCAGATTTAATCTATGCAGGACAAGTGTTACATTATGACTAG
- the yihA gene encoding ribosome biogenesis GTP-binding protein YihA/YsxC, with product MDVHKADIVISAVSPAQYPSTGLPEIALAGRSNVGKSSFINRMINRKGLARTSGKPGKTQTLNFYIIEEQFYFVDVPGYGYAKVSKTERAKWGQMLETYLTQRDTLKAVLSVVDLRHAPSSEDVQMYEFLKYYELPVIVVATKADKIPRGKWNKHIKIVKDTLNFDENDEFIMFSSETGEGKEEAWNVIEKYLDL from the coding sequence ATGGATGTGCATAAAGCAGATATCGTCATAAGTGCAGTTTCACCTGCCCAATACCCAAGTACAGGACTGCCTGAAATTGCTTTAGCGGGGCGTTCAAATGTTGGGAAATCATCTTTTATTAATCGGATGATTAATCGTAAAGGGTTAGCTAGAACTTCTGGCAAACCAGGAAAAACACAAACGCTAAACTTTTATATTATTGAAGAACAATTTTACTTTGTTGATGTACCTGGCTATGGTTACGCAAAGGTCTCAAAAACAGAACGTGCTAAATGGGGTCAAATGCTTGAAACGTATTTGACACAACGAGATACTTTAAAAGCTGTTTTGTCAGTTGTTGACTTGCGTCATGCACCAAGTAGTGAAGACGTTCAAATGTATGAGTTTTTAAAATATTATGAATTGCCAGTAATCGTGGTAGCAACGAAAGCTGATAAAATCCCTCGTGGCAAATGGAACAAACATATCAAAATTGTAAAAGATACCTTGAATTTTGACGAAAATGATGAATTTATTATGTTCTCATCAGAAACTGGTGAAGGCAAAGAAGAAGCATGGAACGTCATTGAAAAATATTTAGATTTATAA
- the hemA gene encoding glutamyl-tRNA reductase codes for MKILLYGVSHQTTPIEIRERYTIEEADVPHHLSKIKEFTGVEEAVILTTCNRTEYYLYIDQTEFMHGEMLRYIGEHTGFDVSDVISTSYGKSNSDVATHLFSVATGLDSLMVGETQILSQVKGALKIAQDAHTAGPILSSLFNKAVSFSKKAHTETLLDQLSFNPSTAAVKFFKEEWTTIEEKRFLLVGAGKMIRLAAKSLIQNGATHITVLNRHDEKATDLADELNEWVQSIKHPHQLKRYFYSGKYANLAMALASTDGVIVATKSSEYIIHSLVIQQMQQIRRGKKELTLVDLAVPRNVDPEIQLVEGIHVYDMDQIGTKIDDFKIEREKIIKNIHFQLDEAVLRFNSWYQERRAVPYMYQLRTKTIELRKRTMKSLHQKLPDLNDRELRMIDKHFQSVMNQLSKAPIQSMKELAKTNPNIDANDGLESFVRSLGLLKEEEKIVVPVEGVKIMESEGDL; via the coding sequence TTGAAAATACTATTATATGGTGTTAGTCATCAAACGACGCCGATTGAAATAAGAGAACGATACACGATCGAAGAAGCAGATGTACCTCATCACTTATCCAAAATAAAAGAATTTACTGGAGTCGAAGAGGCGGTTATTTTAACAACCTGTAATCGAACTGAATATTATTTGTATATTGATCAGACTGAATTTATGCATGGCGAGATGTTACGCTACATTGGAGAGCATACTGGTTTTGATGTTTCAGATGTGATTTCAACTAGTTATGGTAAATCCAATAGTGACGTAGCGACTCATCTTTTTTCAGTAGCAACAGGATTGGATTCATTAATGGTTGGAGAAACACAAATTTTAAGTCAAGTAAAAGGAGCATTAAAAATCGCACAAGATGCTCATACTGCAGGTCCTATCTTGAGTTCGTTATTTAATAAAGCTGTTTCCTTTTCTAAAAAAGCCCATACAGAAACCTTACTGGATCAACTATCTTTCAATCCAAGTACCGCTGCCGTTAAGTTTTTTAAAGAAGAATGGACAACAATAGAAGAAAAACGATTTTTATTAGTTGGGGCTGGAAAAATGATTCGATTAGCAGCGAAATCACTGATTCAAAATGGAGCCACTCATATTACCGTTTTAAATCGACATGATGAAAAAGCAACAGATCTTGCAGATGAACTAAATGAGTGGGTACAATCGATCAAACATCCCCATCAGTTGAAGCGTTATTTTTATTCAGGAAAGTATGCTAATTTAGCAATGGCGCTAGCAAGTACGGATGGCGTCATCGTTGCAACTAAATCTTCTGAATATATCATTCACTCATTAGTGATTCAACAAATGCAACAGATTCGTCGAGGAAAAAAAGAGCTAACATTAGTTGATTTAGCCGTACCACGTAACGTTGATCCAGAAATTCAATTAGTAGAAGGAATTCATGTTTATGATATGGATCAAATAGGAACGAAGATTGATGATTTTAAAATTGAGCGAGAAAAAATCATAAAAAATATTCATTTCCAATTAGATGAAGCTGTGCTTCGCTTTAATAGCTGGTACCAAGAAAGACGTGCGGTTCCTTATATGTATCAATTACGAACCAAAACAATTGAGTTAAGAAAACGTACGATGAAAAGCTTGCATCAAAAATTACCTGATTTGAATGACCGAGAATTGCGAATGATTGACAAGCATTTCCAAAGTGTGATGAACCAATTGTCTAAAGCGCCTATTCAGTCGATGAAAGAGCTAGCCAAAACCAACCCCAACATTGATGCGAATGATGGATTAGAAAGCTTTGTGCGAAGTTTGGGACTATTAAAAGAAGAGGAAAAAATTGTTGTACCAGTTGAAGGCGTAAAAATCATGGAAAGTGAGGGAGACTTATGA
- the hemL gene encoding glutamate-1-semialdehyde 2,1-aminomutase — MRKTERSEKAFKQAVYLMPGGVNSPVRAFKSVDVPPIFMKKGQGSHIVDIDGNEYIDYVLSWGPLILGHAEPRVVEAIQQAAVSGTSFGTPTLMENQLAELVIERVPSIEMVRFVNSGTEATMSALRLARGYTKRDKILKLEGSYHGHDDALLVKVGSGVATLGLPDSPGVPKKTTENTLVAPYNDLNAVIEIFTQYAGEIAAVIVEPVAGNMGVIPPVKGFLEGLRTVTQQDGALLIFDEVMSGFRVGYHSAQGHYNVIPDLTCLGKVIGGGVPVGAYGGKREIMEMMAPSGSVYQAGTLSGNPIAMAAGFATLSNLTKEAYLHFEKLGDTLEQGILSLSKTYHIPVTINRAGSMIGMFFNEGPVTNYQQSKASDTVFFSNYYREMANRGIFLPPSQFEGIFLSTAHSLADIEQTLDAMESSFQALKNEA, encoded by the coding sequence ATGAGAAAAACAGAACGTTCAGAAAAGGCTTTTAAACAAGCCGTTTACTTAATGCCAGGAGGGGTGAACAGCCCGGTTCGTGCGTTTAAATCAGTTGATGTTCCCCCTATTTTTATGAAAAAAGGGCAAGGAAGTCATATCGTTGATATTGATGGCAATGAGTACATTGATTATGTCTTATCATGGGGGCCACTTATTTTAGGACATGCAGAACCTCGTGTTGTGGAGGCAATTCAGCAGGCAGCCGTTTCAGGTACAAGCTTTGGCACGCCAACCTTAATGGAAAATCAATTAGCCGAGTTAGTAATTGAACGCGTTCCTTCAATTGAAATGGTGCGGTTTGTCAATTCAGGAACCGAAGCGACCATGAGTGCCTTACGACTTGCAAGAGGGTACACAAAACGGGATAAAATTTTAAAATTAGAAGGCAGTTACCATGGTCATGACGATGCGTTATTAGTAAAAGTAGGATCAGGTGTTGCTACTTTAGGCTTACCAGATTCACCAGGTGTCCCTAAAAAGACAACAGAGAATACATTGGTCGCACCTTACAATGATTTAAATGCAGTGATTGAAATTTTTACCCAGTACGCTGGCGAAATTGCGGCTGTGATTGTTGAACCGGTAGCTGGTAATATGGGGGTTATTCCACCAGTAAAAGGCTTTTTAGAAGGTCTACGCACAGTGACTCAACAAGATGGCGCCTTATTAATTTTTGATGAAGTTATGTCAGGTTTTCGTGTTGGCTACCATAGTGCTCAAGGGCATTACAACGTTATTCCAGATTTAACGTGTCTTGGAAAAGTAATTGGTGGAGGCGTTCCAGTTGGGGCGTATGGTGGAAAACGAGAAATTATGGAAATGATGGCGCCAAGTGGTAGTGTATATCAAGCAGGTACCTTATCAGGCAATCCAATCGCAATGGCTGCTGGTTTTGCTACACTTTCTAACCTAACAAAAGAAGCCTATCTTCATTTTGAAAAACTAGGAGATACGTTAGAACAGGGGATTCTATCTTTAAGCAAAACCTATCATATTCCGGTTACTATTAATCGTGCAGGAAGTATGATTGGAATGTTTTTTAATGAAGGTCCGGTGACAAACTACCAACAAAGTAAAGCAAGTGATACAGTCTTTTTCTCTAATTATTACCGAGAAATGGCAAATCGTGGTATTTTTTTACCGCCATCTCAGTTCGAAGGCATCTTTTTATCAACCGCGCATTCTTTAGCAGATATTGAACAAACATTAGATGCCATGGAGTCCAGTTTTCAAGCGTTAAAAAATGAAGCATAA
- a CDS encoding nucleoside triphosphate pyrophosphohydrolase family protein, protein MDFNDYQKLANRTLYGNEQVLTNCALGLAGETGELIDSIKKYTFHGHDLNKEELVKEMGDVLWYLSQIAEWADIPFEEVAKQNIEKLQRRYPDGFSKEASLNREES, encoded by the coding sequence ATGGATTTTAATGATTACCAAAAGCTTGCAAATCGTACATTATATGGAAACGAACAAGTTTTAACAAATTGCGCCTTAGGTTTAGCAGGGGAAACAGGGGAATTAATTGACTCGATTAAAAAATACACCTTTCATGGTCATGATTTAAATAAAGAAGAGTTGGTAAAAGAAATGGGAGATGTTTTGTGGTATCTTTCTCAAATAGCTGAATGGGCCGATATTCCTTTTGAAGAGGTTGCCAAACAAAATATTGAAAAATTGCAACGTCGATATCCAGATGGTTTTTCAAAAGAGGCTAGTTTAAATCGTGAAGAATCCTAA
- a CDS encoding SPJ_0845 family protein, which yields MGLTHKTETSLDDLFSKFAVEPKEKKREEDDDEKEKDDKDKKEE from the coding sequence ATGGGACTTACGCATAAAACAGAAACAAGTTTAGATGATTTATTCAGCAAATTTGCCGTTGAACCTAAAGAAAAAAAACGTGAAGAAGATGATGATGAAAAAGAAAAAGACGACAAAGATAAAAAAGAAGAGTAA
- a CDS encoding CopY/TcrY family copper transport repressor, protein MKQVEQPKISDAEWEVMRVAWSKKEVNSQEIVAVLKDKMDWKPATIKTLIGRLVKKGLLLTKAEGNRYIYFPSVSEADSMISATENLFAHVCSKKIGSTIGTLISEATLTFDDIALLEALIQKKKAEGVEAIECNCIPGQCECQEH, encoded by the coding sequence GTGAAGCAAGTAGAGCAACCAAAAATCAGCGATGCTGAATGGGAAGTAATGCGTGTCGCATGGTCAAAAAAAGAAGTCAACAGTCAAGAAATTGTCGCCGTTTTAAAAGATAAAATGGATTGGAAACCAGCAACTATTAAAACGCTGATAGGAAGATTGGTGAAAAAAGGATTGCTGTTAACGAAAGCAGAAGGAAATCGTTATATTTATTTTCCAAGTGTCAGTGAAGCAGATAGCATGATTAGTGCAACAGAGAATTTATTTGCGCATGTTTGTAGCAAAAAAATAGGGAGTACAATTGGTACGCTTATTTCAGAAGCAACCTTAACATTCGACGATATCGCACTGTTAGAAGCGTTAATTCAAAAAAAGAAAGCAGAAGGTGTGGAAGCAATTGAATGCAATTGCATCCCAGGTCAATGCGAGTGTCAAGAACATTAA
- a CDS encoding cation transporter, translating to MTKTILKIKGMSCEHCVKTVTDCLSEQDGVEKVKVHLKKGEAKVIFDDLLQTSEKLSDIVALAGYESSVLK from the coding sequence ATGACAAAAACGATTTTAAAAATAAAGGGCATGTCCTGTGAGCATTGCGTAAAAACCGTTACAGATTGTTTATCTGAACAAGATGGTGTTGAAAAAGTAAAAGTTCATTTAAAAAAAGGCGAAGCTAAAGTCATTTTTGATGACTTATTGCAAACTTCTGAAAAATTAAGTGACATTGTTGCTTTAGCAGGTTATGAGTCAAGTGTCCTTAAATAA
- a CDS encoding ABC transporter substrate-binding protein/permease translates to MIKKKLIPLIFLLTMLTSTFLISSTAQAEDISLTDIKEKGTLVIGTSADYPPYEFHAKLDGKDQIVGMDIQIADKIAKDLGVKLEIRDLNYDGLLSALEAGKADMIIAGMNPTDERRQSVDFSDIYYQGGQFIIIRKEDKDKFKQRSDFEGTKLGVQKGTMQEDVTKNQIKNVKVTGLAKIPNLILDLKTKKIDGIVLEEPSALAYVSNDDSLAYIDGKFDLEENQQGSAIAFKKGSTSLVNAVNGSISEIKEQDKIPSYIKIAGKQLVEGQGGNEDGGKKSIFSFWEYFAKGTGYTVFIAFISVILGIIIGASLALMRLSQNKLIRIIATAYVEFVRGTPMMIQVMFIYFALGVIVNIPALLAGIIAVSLNSGAYICEIIRSGLNSVSKGQMEAARSLGLGKRDAMRYIIFPQALKNIWPALGNEFITVIKESSIVSIIGVGDLIYQTNVVTAVTYRAVAPLAITMVIYFILTYSLTKLLNYYEGKMNHD, encoded by the coding sequence ATGATTAAAAAGAAATTAATTCCACTAATATTTTTACTGACAATGCTTACTAGCACGTTCCTTATCAGTTCAACTGCACAAGCAGAAGATATCTCGTTAACCGATATCAAAGAAAAAGGAACATTGGTGATCGGAACAAGTGCAGATTACCCTCCCTATGAATTTCATGCAAAATTAGATGGAAAAGATCAAATAGTAGGCATGGATATTCAAATTGCAGATAAAATTGCCAAAGATTTAGGCGTTAAACTTGAAATTCGTGATTTAAACTATGATGGATTGCTTTCAGCTTTAGAAGCTGGCAAAGCAGATATGATTATTGCGGGGATGAACCCAACTGATGAAAGACGTCAAAGCGTTGATTTTTCGGATATCTACTATCAAGGTGGTCAATTTATTATTATTCGTAAAGAGGATAAGGATAAATTCAAACAAAGAAGTGATTTTGAAGGAACTAAATTAGGCGTTCAAAAAGGCACGATGCAAGAAGATGTAACCAAAAATCAAATTAAAAACGTTAAAGTAACAGGTTTAGCAAAGATTCCTAACTTAATCTTAGATTTAAAAACAAAAAAAATTGATGGCATTGTTTTAGAAGAGCCAAGCGCATTAGCATATGTTTCAAATGATGATAGTTTAGCTTATATCGACGGCAAATTTGATCTTGAGGAAAATCAACAAGGTTCAGCCATTGCCTTTAAAAAAGGTTCAACCAGTTTAGTAAATGCTGTAAATGGGTCGATTTCTGAAATCAAAGAACAGGATAAAATTCCTTCGTACATTAAAATAGCCGGAAAACAACTTGTTGAAGGACAGGGTGGAAACGAAGACGGTGGGAAAAAATCGATTTTTTCTTTTTGGGAATATTTTGCCAAAGGAACAGGTTATACGGTTTTTATTGCCTTTATTAGTGTGATTTTAGGAATTATCATTGGCGCTTCGTTAGCTTTAATGAGACTATCGCAAAATAAATTGATTCGCATTATTGCAACAGCATATGTCGAATTTGTTCGGGGTACACCGATGATGATTCAAGTGATGTTTATCTACTTTGCTTTAGGAGTCATTGTAAATATACCCGCATTATTAGCAGGAATTATTGCAGTTTCATTAAACAGCGGCGCTTATATTTGTGAAATTATTCGTTCTGGTTTAAACTCTGTTTCAAAAGGCCAAATGGAAGCAGCAAGAAGTTTAGGATTAGGCAAAAGAGACGCGATGCGTTACATTATTTTCCCGCAAGCTTTGAAAAATATTTGGCCTGCGTTAGGCAATGAATTTATTACAGTAATTAAGGAAAGTTCAATTGTATCCATTATTGGCGTTGGCGATTTGATTTATCAAACCAATGTTGTAACGGCTGTAACATACCGTGCTGTAGCACCATTAGCGATTACAATGGTGATTTACTTTATTTTAACTTATAGTTTAACTAAATTGCTAAACTACTATGAAGGGAAGATGAATCATGATTAA
- a CDS encoding amino acid ABC transporter ATP-binding protein — MINVQHLKKTYGENVVLKDINEEISKGEVVVIIGPSGSGKSTFLRCLNLLEEPTAGDIIFEETTITKVDQKKLNQLREKMGMVFQNFNLFPHMTVLENLKIAPMKVKGLSEKEATAKGLDLLKKVGLEDKAAVYPASLSGGQQQRVAIARALAMDPDVMLFDEPTSALDPEMVGEVLKVMKDLAESGMTMVVVTHEMGFAKEVADRVLFMDGGYIVEDGTPIELFENPQTERAQDFLAKVL, encoded by the coding sequence ATGATTAATGTTCAGCACTTAAAAAAAACATACGGCGAGAATGTCGTTTTAAAAGATATCAATGAAGAAATAAGCAAAGGAGAGGTAGTCGTGATTATTGGACCATCGGGTTCCGGTAAAAGTACGTTTCTACGTTGTTTGAATCTCTTAGAAGAACCAACTGCAGGTGATATTATTTTTGAAGAAACAACCATTACAAAGGTAGATCAAAAAAAATTAAACCAATTACGAGAAAAAATGGGAATGGTTTTTCAAAATTTCAATTTATTTCCACATATGACGGTTCTTGAAAATTTAAAAATTGCTCCAATGAAAGTCAAAGGATTATCTGAAAAAGAAGCGACAGCTAAAGGATTAGATTTATTAAAAAAAGTTGGCTTAGAAGATAAAGCAGCTGTTTATCCGGCTAGTTTATCAGGAGGACAACAACAACGGGTTGCGATTGCTCGTGCGCTAGCGATGGATCCAGATGTAATGCTCTTTGATGAACCAACGTCTGCGCTTGACCCTGAGATGGTAGGGGAAGTATTAAAGGTAATGAAGGACCTAGCTGAATCAGGAATGACGATGGTGGTCGTGACCCATGAAATGGGCTTTGCCAAAGAAGTCGCGGATCGTGTTTTATTTATGGACGGTGGCTATATCGTAGAGGATGGAACGCCGATAGAATTATTTGAAAATCCTCAAACAGAACGTGCACAAGATTTTTTAGCAAAAGTATTATAA
- a CDS encoding cation diffusion facilitator family transporter, with product MMEERYQELKIAERGAIVSIVAYLALSVAKLFIGNLAGSAALRADGLNNTTDIIASIAVLIGLRLARRPADDDHPYGHWKAETVASMVTSFIMLAVGLEVLYSAITKLIEGESVAPDPIAGYTAIASTFVMIAVYIYNRNLAKKIKSGALMAAAKDNLSDAWTSIGAAIAIFGSAFGMPWLDGLTAVIVALLILKTAIEIFRESAFSLSDGFNEEKLEEYKQAVLAIKGIESVRTIKARNYGANTFVDVVIWTAPEMTVKHSHEITEEVEAMLLEQFNVFDTKVHVEPSDIHLPE from the coding sequence ATGATGGAGGAACGTTATCAAGAATTAAAGATTGCGGAACGTGGGGCAATCGTTAGTATTGTAGCTTATTTAGCTCTTTCAGTTGCTAAATTATTTATTGGAAACTTAGCCGGTTCTGCTGCGTTACGAGCAGATGGTTTAAATAATACGACAGATATCATTGCTTCAATTGCTGTTTTAATTGGACTTCGACTTGCTCGTCGCCCTGCTGATGATGACCATCCTTATGGACATTGGAAAGCTGAAACTGTTGCAAGTATGGTGACTTCCTTTATTATGTTAGCAGTGGGGCTTGAAGTGCTGTATTCTGCTATTACAAAGTTAATCGAAGGTGAAAGTGTCGCTCCTGATCCCATTGCTGGCTATACTGCGATCGCCAGCACATTTGTTATGATTGCTGTTTACATTTACAATCGAAATTTAGCTAAAAAAATAAAAAGTGGTGCGTTGATGGCTGCTGCTAAAGATAATTTAAGCGATGCTTGGACAAGTATCGGAGCAGCGATTGCGATTTTTGGTTCGGCTTTTGGAATGCCTTGGTTAGATGGCTTAACTGCTGTCATTGTTGCTCTTTTGATTTTAAAAACAGCAATTGAGATTTTTCGAGAAAGTGCTTTTTCTTTATCTGATGGGTTTAATGAAGAAAAACTAGAAGAATACAAACAAGCGGTTCTTGCAATCAAAGGTATTGAAAGTGTTCGAACAATCAAAGCCAGAAATTACGGCGCAAATACTTTTGTAGACGTGGTCATTTGGACGGCTCCTGAAATGACGGTTAAACACAGTCATGAAATTACAGAAGAAGTTGAAGCGATGTTGCTGGAACAGTTTAACGTCTTTGATACAAAAGTTCACGTTGAACCCAGTGATATTCATCTACCTGAATAA
- a CDS encoding sigma-70 family RNA polymerase sigma factor, with product MDIKRIVQAIKGDKLAFEGLLLEMQEQLYRTAYIYMQNKEDALDVLQETAYLGMKSIYQLRDPSLFKTWLTRILINTALKELKQKKKVHFSGEEQLIFLKTNEVENDLDLVRAIGMLKEDYRIVILLHYYQGLSIKELSLALNIPEGTIKTNLSRGRKCLKTLLEEVDYNGFQTN from the coding sequence ATGGATATAAAGCGTATTGTTCAAGCTATTAAAGGAGATAAACTAGCCTTTGAAGGATTACTACTTGAAATGCAAGAGCAACTGTATCGAACTGCGTATATTTATATGCAAAACAAAGAAGATGCACTGGATGTTTTACAAGAAACAGCATATCTAGGAATGAAATCTATTTATCAGTTGAGAGATCCAAGTCTTTTTAAAACATGGCTAACTAGAATTTTGATTAATACCGCTTTAAAAGAACTTAAACAAAAAAAGAAAGTTCATTTTTCAGGTGAGGAGCAGTTGATTTTTCTTAAAACAAATGAAGTGGAAAATGATTTAGATTTAGTGAGAGCAATAGGTATGTTAAAGGAAGATTATCGTATTGTTATTTTATTACATTATTATCAAGGGTTAAGTATAAAAGAGCTTTCTCTTGCACTAAATATACCTGAAGGAACAATAAAAACAAACTTATCCAGAGGTAGAAAATGTTTGAAAACTTTACTAGAGGAGGTTGACTATAATGGATTCCAAACAAATTAA